From Agrobacterium tumefaciens, a single genomic window includes:
- a CDS encoding FAD-binding oxidoreductase has protein sequence MGQAILSDEVMERLKAIVGPSGWSTDPDVLEAHSVDWLRLYRGVTPLVLKPASTQEVSAIVSVCAESGIGIVPQGGNTSLVGGSVPFGTGNEIVLNLSRMNKIRSVDRLNDTLTVEAGCILATVQAAAEEVDRLFPLRLAAEGSCQIGGNIASNAGGTNVLRYGNTRDLVLGLEVVLPDGRIWNGLRGLRKDNTGYDLKQLFIGSEGTLGIITAAVLKLFPRPASIETAICAVSSLEAALELLVRYKERTGNQVTAFELMPRTGVELVLKHFPATRFPLAGIHDWQVLIELSSGDSGPALRETMEDTLQQAFEADLVTDAVLAASVEQSRAFWAIREGLAEADVLEGASIHCDIAVPLSAIPAFLQESIAVAEQACGGVRVVAFGHMGDGNIHFGIVQPQGADGDAFHAREEEITGIIHDIVHRFDGTISAEHGLGRVKRDAILHYRDAVDHDLMLMTKQTFDPKNIMNPGKFIGPVVVDHA, from the coding sequence ATGGGACAGGCCATCCTTTCGGATGAGGTCATGGAGCGTCTGAAGGCAATTGTCGGTCCTTCTGGCTGGAGCACCGATCCCGACGTGCTGGAGGCTCACTCGGTTGACTGGTTGCGGCTTTATCGTGGTGTGACGCCACTCGTTTTGAAACCTGCCAGCACGCAAGAGGTGTCAGCCATCGTCTCGGTTTGCGCCGAGAGCGGCATCGGCATCGTGCCGCAAGGCGGCAACACCTCGCTGGTCGGGGGCTCTGTTCCGTTCGGCACCGGCAACGAGATCGTTCTCAACCTGTCGCGCATGAACAAGATACGCTCCGTCGATCGGCTGAATGACACGCTCACAGTCGAAGCTGGCTGCATACTCGCCACGGTTCAGGCCGCGGCAGAAGAGGTCGACCGACTGTTTCCATTGCGGCTGGCAGCGGAAGGCAGTTGCCAGATCGGCGGCAACATTGCCTCCAATGCGGGCGGAACGAATGTGCTGCGATATGGCAATACGCGCGATCTCGTGCTTGGCCTTGAGGTCGTTTTGCCGGACGGTCGTATCTGGAACGGCCTGCGCGGGCTACGCAAGGACAATACCGGTTACGATCTGAAACAGCTTTTCATCGGCAGCGAGGGAACGCTCGGCATCATTACTGCGGCGGTCTTGAAACTGTTTCCACGCCCCGCTTCCATCGAGACGGCAATCTGTGCTGTTTCCTCGCTCGAAGCGGCCCTTGAACTGCTTGTGCGTTACAAGGAAAGAACCGGCAATCAGGTCACGGCTTTCGAACTGATGCCGCGTACCGGCGTTGAACTCGTGTTGAAACATTTTCCTGCGACACGCTTTCCGCTTGCCGGAATCCACGACTGGCAGGTTCTGATCGAGCTGTCATCCGGCGATAGCGGTCCTGCTTTGCGCGAAACGATGGAAGATACGCTGCAGCAAGCGTTTGAGGCCGATCTTGTAACAGATGCCGTGCTCGCGGCCTCGGTGGAACAAAGCCGGGCGTTCTGGGCGATCCGCGAAGGCCTGGCGGAAGCCGACGTGCTCGAAGGGGCTTCGATCCATTGTGACATCGCAGTCCCACTATCGGCGATCCCCGCCTTCCTGCAGGAGTCGATCGCGGTTGCCGAGCAGGCATGTGGAGGCGTTCGCGTTGTCGCCTTCGGGCATATGGGAGATGGCAACATCCACTTCGGCATCGTCCAGCCGCAAGGTGCTGATGGTGATGCATTCCATGCCCGTGAAGAAGAAATTACCGGGATCATCCACGATATCGTCCATCGTTTCGACGGCACGATTTCCGCAGAGCATGGGCTTGGCCGCGTCAAACGCGACGCAATCCTTCACTATCGCGATGCGGTCGATCATGATCTGATGCTGATGACAAAGCAGACCTTCGACCCGAAAAACATCATGAACCCAGGCAAATTCATAGGCCCTGTGGTGGTGGACCACGCGTAG
- a CDS encoding transglutaminase family protein — protein MLYDLSLHMGYSYDAMAHGGRHVIRVLPLSIPGRQRLIAGSITISPTPDERTVFDDFFRQPATSVHVRAPHEKLDIRMQARVMVESPAMTADFSPQLSRLPHELANVWSVDFQSPHHFVGTSPRIGVDAAITAYAKELVKPGMTIREIAFAMCKRIHKDFTYDGEATTVDTTPSEAFKLKRGVCQDFSHIMILALRSLGIPAGYVSGFLRTIPPPGKERLEGADAMHAWVRIWCGDATGYIELDPTNDIVAGSDHIVVGYGRDYSDVAPVIGVLKGYGNQQAKQAVDVIPVQN, from the coding sequence ATGCTCTACGATCTTTCCTTGCACATGGGCTACTCCTACGACGCGATGGCGCACGGCGGACGCCATGTCATTCGCGTGCTGCCGCTTTCTATCCCGGGCCGGCAGCGGTTGATCGCGGGATCGATCACGATTTCGCCGACACCGGACGAACGGACCGTTTTTGACGATTTTTTCCGCCAACCGGCAACATCCGTGCATGTCAGAGCCCCGCATGAAAAGCTGGATATCCGCATGCAAGCTCGCGTTATGGTCGAGTCGCCTGCGATGACCGCGGATTTCTCCCCACAACTCTCGCGGCTGCCGCATGAGCTTGCCAATGTCTGGTCGGTGGACTTCCAGTCCCCGCACCACTTCGTTGGCACAAGCCCCCGGATCGGGGTCGATGCCGCAATCACCGCCTACGCCAAGGAATTGGTCAAACCCGGCATGACGATCCGGGAAATCGCCTTTGCCATGTGCAAACGCATTCACAAGGACTTCACCTACGATGGTGAGGCAACGACTGTCGACACCACGCCGTCAGAAGCCTTCAAGCTCAAGCGCGGTGTGTGTCAGGATTTTTCCCATATCATGATCCTGGCGCTTCGCAGCCTTGGCATACCGGCAGGTTACGTCAGTGGTTTCCTGCGCACCATACCGCCGCCGGGCAAGGAACGGCTGGAGGGTGCGGACGCCATGCATGCCTGGGTCCGCATCTGGTGCGGAGATGCGACAGGTTACATCGAGCTTGACCCGACCAATGACATTGTCGCCGGAAGCGACCATATCGTCGTTGGTTACGGACGCGACTATTCCGACGTTGCTCCTGTTATTGGCGTACTCAAAGGTTACGGAAACCAGCAGGCAAAACAGGCCGTCGACGTGATCCCCGTTCAGAATTGA
- a CDS encoding circularly permuted type 2 ATP-grasp protein, which yields MAKAPATATESKTEADSRLRGFDYAALPGIADEMLGTDGNVRPVWRHLLDAISRMSERELHERFARTDRYLRDAGVFYRDYGKGSSERNWPISHIPVLIDEKEWATLSEGLTQRANLLEEIVADFYGANRLVKEGHIPPALVASNPEYLRPMVGIKPASGHYLHFCSFEIGRGPDGNWWVLADRTQAPSGAGFALENRVATTRAFSDIYAETHVHRLASFFGAFRDTLQSHRQHPDDRIAVLTPGPANETYFEHAYIARYLGFMLLEGEDLTVVNGRVMVRTVAGLKPVGVLWRRLDASYADPLELNQQSHIGTPGMVQALRNEALTIVNALGTGILETRALLAFMPGVCRHLLGEDLKLPSIATWWCGQGSERQHVAGNIERMVIGPAYSRLPFFDDNGQSVLGSSLRETAKESISDWLAADGHRLVGQEVVTLSTTPAYVDNQLVPRPMSLRVFAARTQDGWQIMPGGFARIGSSHDVSAIAMQSGGSAADVWIVSEKPVERTTLLPAEESFTRNMPGSLPSRAADNLFWLGRYIERSEGALRILRAWHGRYAESADPKQPLLAHVVRYLETLDIEMSDAVPASLLNNINSALYSASNIRDRFSPDGWLALNDLAKTARRFHAKVAPGDDATHAMTILLRKLAGFAGLVHENMYRFTGWRFLSIGRYLERGLHMTRLLGHMTGPDAPDGAYDMLLEIGDSVMTHRRRYNVSTAGLTVTDLLALDPLNPRSILFQLNEIRTEVEQLPNAFVNGQMSPFYREAMRLHSGLAVMTPEGMNTAIYRQLEKDLEHLSDVLARTYLG from the coding sequence GTGGCCAAAGCCCCGGCAACGGCAACGGAAAGCAAGACGGAAGCGGACTCGCGGCTACGCGGGTTCGACTATGCCGCCCTGCCCGGCATTGCCGATGAAATGCTGGGAACGGACGGCAACGTCAGACCGGTCTGGCGGCATCTACTGGATGCCATTTCACGCATGTCGGAACGGGAACTGCACGAGCGTTTTGCCCGTACCGACCGATATCTGCGTGACGCAGGTGTATTTTACCGCGATTACGGCAAAGGCAGCAGCGAGAGAAACTGGCCGATTTCCCACATTCCGGTTCTGATCGACGAGAAGGAATGGGCAACCCTGTCTGAGGGACTGACGCAGCGCGCCAATCTCCTCGAAGAAATCGTTGCAGACTTTTATGGCGCCAACCGGCTCGTCAAGGAAGGACACATTCCACCGGCGCTGGTCGCATCCAATCCGGAATACCTGCGACCGATGGTCGGCATCAAACCGGCAAGCGGCCATTATCTGCATTTCTGCTCCTTCGAGATTGGCCGCGGCCCCGATGGAAACTGGTGGGTGCTGGCTGACCGCACACAGGCGCCTTCCGGCGCTGGATTTGCGCTGGAAAATCGTGTGGCGACGACGCGTGCGTTCTCCGATATCTACGCGGAAACCCACGTTCATCGTCTCGCATCCTTCTTCGGTGCATTTCGCGATACTTTACAGTCGCATCGGCAGCATCCCGATGACCGGATCGCGGTTCTGACACCCGGCCCGGCAAACGAAACCTATTTCGAACACGCCTATATTGCCCGTTATCTCGGCTTCATGCTCTTGGAAGGCGAAGATCTTACCGTCGTCAACGGGCGGGTGATGGTCAGGACTGTTGCCGGGTTGAAACCCGTTGGTGTGTTGTGGCGTCGTCTCGATGCATCCTATGCGGACCCACTGGAACTGAACCAGCAATCGCATATCGGCACGCCGGGCATGGTCCAGGCCCTCCGAAATGAAGCGCTGACCATCGTTAATGCGCTGGGCACCGGTATTCTGGAAACACGTGCACTCCTCGCCTTCATGCCAGGGGTTTGCCGCCATCTTCTGGGCGAAGACCTGAAGCTGCCTTCGATCGCCACGTGGTGGTGCGGACAGGGGTCCGAACGCCAGCACGTTGCAGGCAACATCGAACGCATGGTGATTGGCCCTGCCTATTCCCGGCTGCCGTTCTTTGATGATAACGGGCAATCCGTGCTTGGCTCGTCTTTGCGCGAAACCGCGAAGGAATCGATCAGCGACTGGCTCGCCGCCGATGGTCACAGGCTCGTCGGTCAGGAGGTGGTAACGCTTTCGACCACTCCGGCCTACGTCGATAACCAGCTTGTGCCGCGGCCGATGAGCCTTCGCGTTTTTGCCGCCCGCACGCAAGACGGCTGGCAGATCATGCCGGGCGGTTTTGCGCGGATCGGCAGCAGCCACGATGTCTCGGCCATAGCCATGCAATCAGGGGGCAGCGCCGCAGACGTCTGGATCGTCAGCGAAAAGCCTGTTGAGCGAACCACGCTTCTTCCGGCGGAGGAAAGTTTCACGCGCAACATGCCTGGCAGCCTGCCAAGCAGGGCGGCAGACAACCTTTTCTGGCTTGGCCGGTACATCGAGCGCTCCGAAGGAGCACTGCGTATCCTGCGTGCCTGGCACGGGCGTTATGCAGAGTCCGCCGATCCAAAACAGCCACTTCTTGCGCATGTCGTCCGGTACCTCGAAACGCTCGATATCGAGATGAGCGACGCCGTTCCCGCAAGCCTCCTGAACAACATCAACAGCGCGCTTTATTCAGCCAGCAATATCCGCGACCGGTTTTCACCTGATGGCTGGCTCGCCCTGAACGATCTCGCCAAGACGGCCCGCCGTTTTCATGCCAAGGTCGCGCCTGGTGACGACGCCACGCATGCAATGACTATTCTGTTGCGCAAGCTCGCCGGCTTTGCAGGTCTTGTACATGAAAACATGTACCGGTTTACCGGATGGCGCTTCCTGTCGATCGGCCGATATCTGGAACGTGGGCTGCACATGACGCGGCTTCTCGGTCACATGACCGGCCCCGATGCCCCGGATGGCGCCTACGACATGCTGCTCGAAATCGGCGACAGCGTAATGACCCATCGCCGCCGCTACAATGTCAGCACCGCAGGTTTGACGGTAACCGATCTTCTGGCGCTCGATCCGCTCAATCCACGTTCGATCCTCTTTCAGTTGAATGAGATCCGCACCGAGGTCGAACAGTTGCCGAATGCCTTCGTTAATGGCCAGATGTCACCGTTCTATCGCGAGGCGATGCGGCTTCATTCCGGCCTCGCCGTCATGACGCCGGAGGGCATGAACACCGCGATCTACCGTCAGCTCGAAAAAGATCTGGAACATCTCTCCGATGTTCTGGCGCGCACCTATCTCGGATAA
- a CDS encoding LysR family transcriptional regulator produces MQPKLNKRRKLLGRVSDTDMHLFRVFCTVADCGGFSAAQGQLGVGRSTISRQISHLETRLGYMLCYRGRSGFVLTQHGEQALALIRAFLSTTEQFMADMAAINDDFSGRINLAIMDYSFSDIRSPVLPAIREFRTLAPRVEINLTVESPGTIERGILDGSFHLGIFPAYRHLDELVYFDLYDEKVALYAGVSHPLLEALDKDPDLSVEKITRHELVFRGYLEGEKLLKIKQQFRRGPTVFQTEAVAALIQAGAYLGFLPKHAASEELVSIRPDIFEYSAPICVAVSRSRRGSVVTNAFLERLTNNVTAQAKKRSVARKRTEQFDNSDLS; encoded by the coding sequence ATGCAGCCGAAACTTAACAAACGCCGGAAATTGCTTGGGCGTGTCAGCGACACTGACATGCACCTCTTCCGCGTCTTCTGCACGGTTGCCGATTGCGGTGGTTTCTCTGCCGCGCAGGGACAGCTTGGTGTCGGACGATCGACAATCTCACGACAGATTTCTCATCTGGAAACGCGGCTCGGATACATGCTCTGTTATCGCGGGCGTAGCGGTTTCGTATTGACCCAGCACGGCGAACAGGCGCTGGCGCTCATCCGTGCGTTTTTATCGACCACTGAGCAGTTCATGGCCGACATGGCCGCGATCAACGACGACTTTTCGGGCCGGATCAATCTGGCGATCATGGACTATAGTTTTTCGGATATCCGCAGCCCCGTGTTGCCGGCCATTCGCGAATTCCGCACACTTGCACCACGGGTCGAAATCAATCTGACGGTGGAATCTCCCGGAACGATCGAACGCGGCATTCTCGACGGCAGTTTTCACCTTGGTATCTTCCCGGCCTACCGGCATCTCGATGAACTGGTTTATTTTGATCTTTATGACGAGAAAGTTGCCCTTTACGCGGGGGTATCCCACCCGTTATTGGAAGCTTTAGACAAAGATCCGGATCTGTCGGTCGAGAAGATCACACGGCACGAGTTGGTATTTCGCGGTTATCTCGAGGGAGAAAAACTTCTAAAGATCAAGCAGCAGTTTCGGCGCGGCCCGACGGTTTTCCAGACAGAGGCCGTAGCGGCACTGATCCAGGCAGGCGCTTATCTCGGTTTTCTGCCCAAACATGCTGCTAGCGAGGAGCTTGTCAGCATCAGGCCTGATATCTTCGAGTACTCGGCGCCGATCTGTGTGGCGGTCAGTCGCAGCCGGCGCGGTTCGGTGGTGACGAACGCCTTCCTCGAGCGGCTGACGAACAATGTCACGGCACAGGCAAAGAAACGTTCTGTTGCACGCAAACGCACCGAACAATTCGATAACAGCGATTTATCGTGA
- a CDS encoding ABC-F family ATP-binding cassette domain-containing protein: MIRIENISKSNSHRILYIEASAALNKGEKTGLVGPNGAGKTTLFRMITGEEQPDEGQVVVEKGMTVGYFNQDVGEMSGRSAVAEVMEGAGPISEVAAELRELEAAMSDPDRMDEMDAIIERYGEVQARYEELDGYALEGRAREVLDGLSFSQEMMDGDVAKLSGGWKMRVALARILLMRPDVMLLDEPSNHLDLESLIWLENFLRNYDGALLMTSHDREFMNRIVNKIIEIDAGSLTSYSGDYGFYEQQRAQNEKQQQAQFERQQAMLAKEIKFIERFKARASHAAQVQSRVKKLEKIDRVEPPKRRQTVAFEFAPAPRSGEDVVALKKVNKAYGSRTIYDGLDFMVRRKERWCIMGVNGAGKSTLLKLVTGTATPDTGVVTLGASVKLGYFAQHAMDVLEGDATILEWLEERFPKAGQAPLRALAGCFGFSGDDVEKRCRVLSGGEKARLVMAAMLFDPPNFLVLDEPTNHLDLDTKEMLIKALSEYEGTMLFVSHDRHFLAALSNRVLELTPDGIHQYGGGYTEYVERSGHEAPGLRS, translated from the coding sequence ATGATCCGTATCGAAAACATCAGCAAGTCGAATAGCCACCGCATCCTCTATATCGAGGCGTCCGCCGCTCTCAACAAGGGTGAAAAGACCGGCCTCGTTGGACCGAATGGTGCCGGAAAAACCACACTGTTCCGCATGATCACGGGCGAGGAACAGCCGGATGAAGGCCAGGTAGTTGTCGAAAAGGGTATGACCGTCGGTTATTTCAATCAGGATGTCGGTGAGATGTCTGGCCGCTCTGCTGTGGCCGAGGTGATGGAGGGTGCTGGCCCCATCAGCGAGGTTGCCGCCGAGTTGCGGGAACTGGAAGCGGCCATGTCCGATCCAGACCGGATGGATGAAATGGACGCGATCATCGAGCGATACGGCGAAGTGCAGGCCCGCTACGAGGAACTCGACGGTTACGCCCTTGAGGGCCGTGCCCGCGAAGTTCTGGACGGTTTGAGCTTCAGCCAGGAAATGATGGACGGCGACGTCGCCAAGCTCTCTGGTGGCTGGAAGATGCGCGTCGCCCTGGCGCGCATTCTTCTGATGCGCCCCGACGTCATGCTGCTTGACGAACCTTCTAACCATCTGGATCTCGAAAGCCTGATCTGGCTGGAAAATTTCCTGCGCAACTACGACGGCGCTTTGCTGATGACCTCCCATGACCGGGAGTTCATGAACCGCATCGTCAACAAGATCATCGAAATCGACGCTGGCTCGCTGACAAGCTATTCGGGTGACTACGGCTTCTACGAACAGCAGCGCGCTCAGAACGAAAAGCAGCAACAGGCACAGTTCGAGCGTCAGCAGGCGATGCTTGCCAAGGAAATCAAGTTTATCGAGCGTTTCAAGGCCCGGGCGTCCCATGCGGCGCAGGTGCAGAGCCGTGTCAAGAAACTCGAGAAAATTGACCGTGTCGAACCACCGAAGCGGCGCCAGACCGTGGCGTTCGAATTCGCCCCCGCACCGCGTTCGGGTGAAGATGTCGTGGCATTGAAGAAGGTCAACAAGGCTTACGGCAGCCGAACCATCTACGACGGACTGGACTTCATGGTCCGGCGCAAGGAGCGCTGGTGCATCATGGGTGTCAACGGAGCCGGCAAATCCACTTTGCTCAAACTTGTCACCGGCACGGCAACACCTGATACAGGTGTCGTGACACTCGGCGCCAGCGTTAAGCTCGGTTATTTCGCACAGCACGCCATGGACGTTCTGGAAGGTGACGCGACCATTCTCGAATGGCTGGAAGAACGCTTCCCGAAAGCCGGTCAGGCACCGTTGCGTGCTCTTGCCGGTTGTTTCGGCTTTTCCGGCGATGACGTGGAAAAACGCTGCCGGGTGCTATCGGGTGGTGAAAAAGCACGACTCGTCATGGCGGCCATGCTGTTCGACCCACCCAATTTCCTGGTCCTCGACGAACCAACAAACCACCTTGATCTCGACACCAAGGAAATGCTGATCAAGGCGCTGTCGGAATACGAGGGCACGATGCTGTTCGTCTCGCACGACCGTCATTTCCTCGCTGCCCTTTCCAATCGCGTACTGGAACTGACACCTGACGGTATCCATCAATACGGTGGAGGCTATACGGAATATGTTGAACGCAGCGGCCATGAAGCGCCTGGCTTGAGAAGCTGA
- a CDS encoding VWA domain-containing protein, whose product MPLPSVTSLKRRFLADTAGNFGIMTAILLPVLLGVAGAGMELANVMQVKADIQNTADAGALAAVTQARLREGDMADEDIKKLAKDFIVGQMENDLTDAEKKELDKNTVATVSTTDGTRGKTYTVTTTITRQIKLNPLLGFLGASTLNVSATGTAQASVNKGAPISMYLVLDRSGSMSFKTDTINTAKKSCANYTASNWGQSEAKATSSPCYVNKMESLKTAVSFLVSVLNKADPTYTASGSELVRTGAIAYEASPFAAQSMSWGTSSVNTYVGKIPQYPTGGTDATKALTTAYDALKKSNAAEAKQHQDKGNESFERYIVLMTDGEMTGSSASWNYSIDQSVRNTCDTAKKDGIKIFTVAFMAPDKGKSLLQYCASSADNYYAPEDMDGIVTAFGEIARKAAGNIATLTN is encoded by the coding sequence ATGCCCCTGCCGTCAGTGACATCCCTGAAGCGCCGTTTTCTTGCCGACACGGCGGGCAACTTCGGCATCATGACGGCAATCTTGCTGCCTGTGCTTCTTGGTGTTGCAGGCGCAGGCATGGAACTGGCGAACGTCATGCAGGTGAAGGCAGATATTCAGAATACCGCCGATGCCGGAGCGCTGGCCGCCGTGACACAAGCGCGCCTGCGCGAAGGTGATATGGCCGATGAAGACATCAAGAAATTGGCCAAAGATTTCATCGTAGGCCAAATGGAAAATGATCTCACAGACGCGGAGAAAAAAGAGCTCGATAAAAACACGGTTGCGACCGTCTCCACAACTGACGGCACTCGCGGAAAAACCTATACCGTAACCACCACCATCACCCGTCAGATAAAGCTCAATCCGCTTCTCGGTTTTCTGGGTGCCAGCACACTGAACGTTTCCGCCACAGGGACAGCGCAGGCGAGTGTGAATAAAGGCGCACCGATCTCCATGTATCTGGTTCTCGACCGTTCCGGCTCGATGTCGTTCAAGACCGATACGATCAATACCGCCAAAAAGTCATGCGCAAACTATACCGCGAGCAACTGGGGCCAGTCAGAAGCAAAGGCCACGTCCAGCCCGTGCTACGTCAACAAAATGGAATCCTTGAAAACGGCCGTGTCGTTCCTGGTGAGCGTCCTTAACAAGGCCGACCCCACATACACGGCCAGCGGCTCTGAACTCGTACGGACAGGTGCGATCGCCTACGAAGCCAGCCCATTTGCGGCCCAGTCAATGTCGTGGGGAACAAGCAGCGTCAACACCTATGTCGGCAAGATCCCTCAGTATCCAACAGGTGGTACCGACGCGACAAAGGCACTGACAACCGCCTATGATGCACTGAAAAAGTCCAATGCTGCAGAGGCAAAACAGCATCAAGACAAGGGTAATGAGTCCTTCGAGCGCTACATCGTTCTCATGACGGACGGAGAGATGACGGGAAGCAGCGCAAGCTGGAACTACAGCATCGACCAGTCAGTTCGCAACACGTGCGACACAGCCAAGAAAGACGGGATCAAAATCTTCACCGTCGCCTTCATGGCACCTGACAAGGGCAAGTCACTCCTGCAATATTGCGCATCCAGCGCAGACAATTATTACGCCCCCGAAGACATGGACGGGATCGTGACGGCATTCGGTGAGATCGCTCGTAAGGCAGCCGGAAATATCGCAACGCTGACAAACTGA